GAGTGATGATTAAGCATAACCAATGCTTAGAAGTCTTTGTCCAAACGGGAAGTCGAGACTCAAAACTTGCCTTAATTTCCTCTAAAGGCGGTTCATCAAAGCATAAGCGAATGACTGCAGGATCACGATATAGCGTGTGAAATAGCGGCCAATCTTCAGCAGTGATTTGAGCCATACCTAATCTATCTGTATCAATTTTCAAACGCAGAACGCTCCTAGTTTTATAGCTATGCATTAAGCTACGAATCCTGTTTATACAGCCATCAGAACAATCACTTACACTTCAAATCAGCATGATTTGTCACAGCAAGTGCAAATTCTGCTTCATGTTCACCAATCACAGCATTGTGATCCTATGGAAAGTAAATTTCTCTTGTTTGTATATACAGCGCCCGACTAACTTGCTGGAAAATCGTTTGAATCGAATTGAAGAATGTAGCTGCACATCTCGATTGCATAGCGTTGACACCACCAAGACACAAGCATAACATCAAAGCATACCGACCGTCGGTATGCTTTGAGTTTAGAGTATTGGGTAAAAAATGGCTAACAAAAAACCAAGTCGACGCGCAGAACTATTGAGCCTTGCGCAGACGCTGTTTTTAGAAAAAGGCTACGAACAGACATCTATGCAAGATATTTGCAGCGCTGCTGGCGTATCAAAAGGCGCGCTCTACCATCACTTCAAATCGAAAGAAGAAGTACTAGATGCCATGGTAGATGCTTTGATGGAACGCGCGGTAGACAAAGTGAGCATTATTGCTCGCGATCCAATACTCAGTGCCGCCGAGAAGATGGAACAAATCATTGGCTTATCCATCGATTCAAAGATGGACACTGGCAGTGAATCCCAATCTTTTAAACACGCAATTCAGCACCCTCACAACGCTCTTCTATTTTTTAAATTGAGAAATATCTGGGTCTCTAAAATCGGGCCAGAGATAGAAATTGTTATTACGCAAGGCGTTACCGAATCGGTATTTGACGTGCAATTCCCCGAGGAAACAGCCCGAACGCTAGTCATGACCATTAGTGATTTTGGCGATGAAATGGAACGGATCATCGCAAACAAACAAACACTAAACGTAGCCAAAGCGCTTGAGCGCTCTAAACAAGCATTGTTTTGTATTTGTCACCGCTTGCTTGGTGCAGCACAGAACTAAATGTTCTCGACAATAAGGTTTAGACAAATGATCTACGATTTCAACACGGCACTCATCCCGCCTCTCAACCAAATTGGCGGCAAAGCCAAAGGGCTTATGGATTCGACTCACGCAGGTTTTCCAGTACCAGAAGGCATTGTACTTTCAGTCGATTTTTTCAAACCCTGGCTCGATGACATTAAGTCTTCCGCAGAATGGCAGGCGTTTTTGCGAGAAGGAAGCAAAGAAAAATGCGAGGCCATCGCTCAGCGCATTAGCCAATTAAGATTTAGTGCTGAACAAAAAGCCGCGCTAGAGAAACATCTATCGACACTGCCTGGCGATCTTTTCTCAACACGATCTTCGTCGCCAGAAGAGGATCTTGATGGCACCTCATTTGCTGGAATGTATGAAACCTATCTTGGGGTGCAGCGCAAAGACCTCGAAGCTTTCGTGATAAAAACCTTTGCGTCCTGTTTTGATTATCGCGTTATGGGTTACAAGACTCAAAACCATATTGCACTGGATAACACAGCCATAGCGGTAGTGATTCAGCGTCAGATCCATTCTGATGTTAGTGGCGTCGCCTTTTCGTTGAATCCTTTAAACAACGCTTATGATGAAGTGGTGATCAACGCCTCTTTCGGCTTAGGCGAAGCGATCGTATCGGGCTTAGTCACGCCCGATACCTATATCGTGGACAAGCTAACCAATCAGATCACTGAAAAGAAAATTAACGCCAAAAACATTGCCGTTCAGCTGACCACTTCAGGTTTCGTGGAACAAACTAACAATGAGCATCCAACAGCGCAGGCTCTAAATGATACACAGATCATTGAGCTCTCACACCTAGTGCGCCAAATAGAAAAATTCCACGAAAAACATATGGATACGGAATGGGCATTCGAAGCTGGCACCTTGTATTTATTGCAAGCAAGACCGATTACGACATACCTTCCGCTCTTTCCGGAAATGATCACAAATCCTGGTGACAATAAAGAACTCTACATGGACTTTATAACCGTTACCCAAGGTTTTACAGATTCCATGTCAGATTTAGGTATCGATATTTGGGCCAAAATGGTGCACATCGGTAACGGTTTGCCCATGGGCAAAGACGGTATTTTGTGGGCGATTCATGGACGTCACTATATGAGTATGTCTCATTTAATGCGCGTTAGTCCCGCCATGCTAAAAACCTTCAGTTCTCACGATGAGCCAACCAAGCATATATTTGCTCAACTTGATCAAAGTGAGTTCACGCAAGGGAAAACGCCAGCAGCGCTCAAGGGGTTTCTTTGGAATATCACCAAACACATGGCACCGATGTATGCAGGAAGTGCAATACGAGGCCTTTTCAATGGGCGTTCTGCCCTAAAACGTTATGAAGATGCAAGTGACAAGGTTTGGCAGCTATTACATCATCAACTCGAAGTGACTGATAAACCTTTTACCCAATTGGTCGACGAGTCTCTAGCTGGTTTTTCTGAACTGATAAAAGAAGTCGGTGGCGTACTGATTGCTGCATCAGTGGCGAAATGGAAAATTGAGCGCATGTTTAAAAAGCATGATGAAGCAAAAGATCTGATTGTTTCTCTTGCAATGAACTTACCCAATAATC
The nucleotide sequence above comes from Vibrio stylophorae. Encoded proteins:
- a CDS encoding TetR/AcrR family transcriptional regulator gives rise to the protein MANKKPSRRAELLSLAQTLFLEKGYEQTSMQDICSAAGVSKGALYHHFKSKEEVLDAMVDALMERAVDKVSIIARDPILSAAEKMEQIIGLSIDSKMDTGSESQSFKHAIQHPHNALLFFKLRNIWVSKIGPEIEIVITQGVTESVFDVQFPEETARTLVMTISDFGDEMERIIANKQTLNVAKALERSKQALFCICHRLLGAAQN
- a CDS encoding PEP/pyruvate-binding domain-containing protein → MIYDFNTALIPPLNQIGGKAKGLMDSTHAGFPVPEGIVLSVDFFKPWLDDIKSSAEWQAFLREGSKEKCEAIAQRISQLRFSAEQKAALEKHLSTLPGDLFSTRSSSPEEDLDGTSFAGMYETYLGVQRKDLEAFVIKTFASCFDYRVMGYKTQNHIALDNTAIAVVIQRQIHSDVSGVAFSLNPLNNAYDEVVINASFGLGEAIVSGLVTPDTYIVDKLTNQITEKKINAKNIAVQLTTSGFVEQTNNEHPTAQALNDTQIIELSHLVRQIEKFHEKHMDTEWAFEAGTLYLLQARPITTYLPLFPEMITNPGDNKELYMDFITVTQGFTDSMSDLGIDIWAKMVHIGNGLPMGKDGILWAIHGRHYMSMSHLMRVSPAMLKTFSSHDEPTKHIFAQLDQSEFTQGKTPAALKGFLWNITKHMAPMYAGSAIRGLFNGRSALKRYEDASDKVWQLLHHQLEVTDKPFTQLVDESLAGFSELIKEVGGVLIAASVAKWKIERMFKKHDEAKDLIVSLAMNLPNNPVAEMGRLMWQLAAQPEFMNTRSAEAFATNLNANKYSAQFMALYADYIQRFGCRGAKEIDIATPRMSENIEHIFNMLKNIDVSNDTESKVQKRSEAAYLKLRQIARNIGKEDKFIKLAKIYRDMIGYRDHPKYMYVVAVSLLRQKALLLGTQWVNEGRITKAEHVFNLSLAQISQAENSEASSLMPLVEKNIAARNLVSQVKDWPRILDSRGKIYHGVAEAKDGEISGESISPGIIQGRAKVLLNPYEKVVNKGEILVCKASEPSWVPVFINASGVVMEVGGPLQHGAIIAREYGLPCISSVQNATQIIKDGDMIEIDGSRGTLRIISTSSIEPSH